A segment of the Cucurbita pepo subsp. pepo cultivar mu-cu-16 unplaced genomic scaffold, ASM280686v2 Cp4.1_scaffold003084, whole genome shotgun sequence genome:
AACCAAAGGGaccaaattcttcttcttcgaccTTGTGGGAGTCTTAGCCGAAGCCGGGGGCGATGATTTATGGGCCAACAATTTGTCCTTACAAACGATGACACGGTCCAAGTCAGGAGGGCTTGCAAATTTCACGCATCTCTTGTTGTCTTGGGGTGTGTTATTATTGCTGctgctttccttttcattctcGACGAATTTGAGATCTTCGTCAACGTCGGGGTGGATTGTGGTTGGCGGTGAAAGCTGCGGTTCTTGTTGGTCTGTTGCTTTCAGTTTATGGAGCTCTTGTTTGGTCCGGTCGAGCTCGTCTGTGAGGGATTGGAGGCAGAAGGATAGTAGCCCGTTCTCTTCTTTGGCTTTCTCTAGTCTTTCCTTTGCCCCTTCTAGCTCCGCCGTTAAGGCTCCTACTCTGCT
Coding sequences within it:
- the LOC111786857 gene encoding WEB family protein At3g51220-like, producing the protein MAESGESRSRVGALTAELEGAKERLEKAKEENGLLSFCLQSLTDELDRTKQELHKLKATDQQEPQLSPPTTIHPDVDEDLKFVENEKESSSNNNTPQDNKRCVKFASPPDLDRVIVCKDKLLAHKSSPPASAKTPTRSKKKNLVPLVGWLFAKKKGY